A genomic window from Sparus aurata chromosome 14, fSpaAur1.1, whole genome shotgun sequence includes:
- the creb3l2 gene encoding cyclic AMP-responsive element-binding protein 3-like protein 2, with protein MEILDSSEPFLHWDRNLSELSEAGEIDCALYTNHFSELLDDLSQDALLGQLLSDPFLSGVRGGGEAMEGEDGGDLSPSSPLPPHITAEHSYSLCGDSRPQSPLSHLTGEHGSEAESDGDSSEWPMEQDEAIDSLLCETPTLLPTLSLSLSSGPQAPEGPTVAPAAAAASTTTTAAATAAPVQTTISSHNTGKGIKIKEESIIPQIKLEPHEVDQFLNLSPKGLEALQMPPTPPSSHGSDSEGSQSPVHAPPGLSCPTSPTSPPPSQPGLKVSPRAASCLSNSPLLTAPHKLQGSGPLMLTEEERRTLVAEGYPVPTKLPLTKAEEKALKKIRRKIKNKISAQESRRKKKEYMDTLEKKVETCSNENNELRRKVENLECTNKSLLQQLQSLQAVVAGKVPKSCRVAGTQTSSCLMVVVLCFSLFLGSFYPSSLTPCSSTITETGVASKQLGVESYTTTVKSRSLLSTFEEEPPYVLGLGGEYPEQIEDAPAVVMAAWRRSEQQKLVVEPSRVETHPPFRNKSNDTQTSKNLLMDMHRSLEQRANESRSKVIELERTVNETS; from the exons CATTTCTCCGAGCTCCTGGACGACCTCTCCCAGGATGCCTTGCTGGGCCAGCTGCTCAGCGACCCCTTCCTGTCCGGAGTGCGAGGCGGCGGGGAAGCCATGGAGGGCGAGGACGGAGGCGACCTGTCCCCGTCGTCCCCTCTCCCGCCTCACATCACGGCCGAGCACAGCTACTCGCTCTGCGGGGACAGCCGGCCGCAGTCGCCCCTGTCGCACCTGACCGGAGAGCACGGCAGCGAAGCAG AGTCCGATGGGGATTCATCCGAGTGGCCCATGGAGCAGGACGAGGCCATCGACAGCCTCCTGTGTGAGACTCCCACCCTCCTCCCcacactctccctctcactGTCCTCGGGGCCTCAAGCACCCGAGGGCCCGACTGTTGCccctgctgccgccgccgcctctaccaccaccaccgccgccgccaccgctgCCCCGGTTCAGACCACCATCAGCAGCCACAACACAGGCAAAGGCATCAAG ATTAAAGAGGAGAGCATCATCCCTCAGATTAAACTGGAGCCTCATGAAGTTGACCAGTTCCTCAATCTTTCACCCAAAG gtCTGGAGGCTCTGCAGATGCCTCCCACTCCTCCCAGCTCCCACGGCAGCGACTCGGAGGGCAGCCAGAGCCCCGTCCACGCTCCGCCCGGCCTGTCCTGCCCCACCTCCCCCACCAGCCCTCCTCCATCCCAGCCCGGCCTGAAGGTGTCGCCTCGCGCCGCCTCCTGCCTGTCCAACTCCCCCCTGCTCACCGCCCCTCAC AAGCTGCAGGGGTCGGGCCCGTTGATGCTGACGGAGGAGGAGCGCCGGACGCTGGTGGCTGAAGGTTACCCGGTCCCCACCAAGCTGCCGCTCACCAAAGCCGAGGAGAAGGCGCTGAAGAAGATCCGCAGGAAGATCAAAAATAAG ATTTCCGCTCAGGAGAGTCgcaggaagaagaaagagtACATGGACACTCTGGAGAAGAA GGTGGAGACCTGCTCCAACGAAAACAACGAGCTGCGCAGGAAAGTGGAAAATCTGGAGTGTACAAACAA GTCTCTgttacagcagctgcagtcgcTGCAGGCGGTCGTGGCAGGAAAAGTCCCAAAGTCCTGCAGGGTGGCCGGGACCCAGACTTCATCCTGCTTAATG gtGGTCgtgttgtgtttctctctgtttttgggCAGTTTCTACCCCAGCAGTTTGACTCCGTGCTCCTCCACCATCACAGAAACTGGAGTCGCCTCCAAACAGCTGGGTGTGGAGTCCTACACAACCACAG TCAAGTCGAGGAGTCTGTTATCGACCTTCGAAGAAGAGCCGCCGTACGTCCTCGGCCTGGGCGGAGAATATCCCGAACAGATAGAGGACGCGCCGGCCGTCGTCATGGCGGCGTGGCGTCGCTCGGAGCAGCAGAAACTGGTGGTGGAGCCCAGCAGGGTGGAGACACACCCACCTTTCAGGAATAAAAGCAACGACACGCAGACGTCAAAAAACCTGCTGATGGACAtgcacag GTCTCTGGAGCAGAGGGCGAATGAGAGCAGGAGTAAAGTGATAGAGCTGGAGCGAACGGTCAACGAGACCTCCTGA